In Rothia mucilaginosa, one genomic interval encodes:
- the murG gene encoding undecaprenyldiphospho-muramoylpentapeptide beta-N-acetylglucosaminyltransferase, whose amino-acid sequence MTKKAPSIVFAGGGTAGHINPMLAIARAVRDLEPNAKILMLGTADKMEAELVPAAGFDIEFIPRAAFPRSINRAALAFPAKFFGGLSKTRRILKDVDADVVVGVGGYVCPPAYLSALMSKIPVVIHEANAKPGLANRLGGTFAKFTGVAFPNTPFPRATLVGMPMKDEIAYLNREAHRSKARRNLGLDPQKPTVIVTGGSLGAQSLNNAVAACRDHFAEWDFQILHITGKGKAVLDENGELLSAPNYRQIEFSNGMQDVYAAADLLLVRSGAATVSEVAAVGVPAIFVPLPIGNGEQALNARSLVEASAALLVKDAEVTGEWFAREIPALMANPEELERMGAAAYELGIRDAARVMAEAVLKAAEK is encoded by the coding sequence ATGACGAAGAAGGCGCCCTCTATAGTCTTCGCCGGTGGTGGCACCGCCGGTCATATTAATCCGATGCTCGCGATTGCGCGTGCGGTTCGTGATCTTGAACCGAACGCTAAGATTCTGATGCTGGGCACTGCGGACAAGATGGAAGCCGAGCTGGTTCCGGCAGCTGGTTTCGATATTGAGTTTATTCCTCGTGCGGCGTTCCCTCGTAGCATTAACCGTGCCGCTTTGGCTTTCCCCGCTAAGTTCTTTGGTGGCCTGTCGAAGACCCGCCGCATCCTCAAGGACGTAGATGCAGATGTGGTCGTTGGCGTGGGCGGCTACGTGTGCCCGCCGGCGTATCTGTCGGCGTTGATGTCTAAGATTCCCGTGGTGATTCATGAGGCGAACGCGAAGCCCGGTTTGGCGAACCGCCTGGGTGGTACGTTCGCGAAGTTCACCGGTGTGGCGTTCCCTAATACTCCGTTCCCGCGCGCGACCCTGGTGGGCATGCCGATGAAGGATGAGATTGCCTACCTGAATCGTGAGGCGCACCGTTCGAAGGCTCGCCGTAACCTGGGTCTGGACCCGCAGAAGCCGACCGTGATTGTGACCGGTGGTTCGCTGGGTGCGCAGAGCCTGAACAACGCGGTGGCGGCGTGCCGTGACCACTTTGCTGAGTGGGACTTCCAGATTCTGCATATTACCGGTAAGGGTAAGGCTGTTCTGGATGAGAACGGTGAGCTGTTGAGCGCGCCGAATTACCGTCAGATTGAGTTCAGCAACGGCATGCAGGATGTGTACGCTGCCGCTGATCTTCTGCTGGTGCGTTCGGGTGCGGCGACCGTCAGTGAGGTTGCTGCGGTGGGTGTTCCCGCGATTTTTGTGCCGCTTCCCATTGGTAATGGTGAGCAGGCTCTGAATGCTCGTTCTCTGGTGGAGGCGTCTGCGGCTCTGCTGGTGAAGGATGCAGAGGTCACCGGTGAGTGGTTTGCCCGTGAGATTCCGGCTCTTATGGCGAACCCGGAGGAGCTGGAGCGTATGGGCGCTGCGGCGTATGAACTTGGTATCCGTGACGCGGCGCGCGTTATGGCTGAAGCAGTATTGAAGGCAGCTGAGAAGTAA